The DNA sequence TGTCCGTCTGGTCGGCCATCCATTAGATGCTTTTTATGGATTCAAAGTAGACCGTATCGCACAGGAAAGCGACTTCAGCATCGTCAATGGGCAGCGGGTTCCCAACTTCCCGTTTCAGCGCGGAGATCTTGTGGGACCGGGCGATTTGATCTACGTACCGACAGATCCCGAAGCAACAGAAATCACAGTAGGTAACGATCGCCATGTATTGGGTAGTGATATTCCACGCTACACGTATGGTTTCCGTGGCGACTTATCCTATAAAAACATAGATTTCAGTTTTTTCCTACAAGGCGTAGGTAAGGCTGATGGATACCTCGCCGGTAACGCGCGACACCCATTTATGAACAACAGTGCCATGCCACAGGAGGTGCACTTGGATCGATGGACCCCGGATAATCCAGATGCTTCCTATCCTCGATTGGTATACCTACGTGATCATAATACGCGGTTGTCTTCCAAATGGATTGAAGATGCTTCGTATTTAAGACTGAAGAATATACAGATTGGATATACCTTCTCTCCGGAGTGGATGGAAAGATTCCGCGTCAGCAAATTGCGCTTGTATGCTTCGGCAGATAATCTACTGACCAGAACTGACTTTTTCTATGGATATGACCCAGAGGTTCCTGTCGGCAATACGGGCGGATACTATCCGCAAGTAAAGACGTATGTATTGGGTATTAATTTAAATTTAAGATAGACGGCAATGACATTACGATATAAAACATACAATAGGTTGGCATTCGCTATTTCGGCAATCAGCCTAATCAGCATGGCAAGTTGCAGCGATTTTCTGGACCGAGTGCCGCAAGATGAGATTGTCAATGAGACTTATTGGAAAACGCAGGAACATCTGGAGATGGCAGCGACCGCTATTTACTCTCGAGTAAAAGCGAAAAACTTCGTGGACATGGAAAACTTAGCAGAGAATACCATGTGGCCAACAACCAATCAATACAAGGATATTGGTTCTGGAGTATTTCCGGTTACACAACCTACGGTGAACAGCGAATGGGCTAATATGTACCGAGATGTTCGGGAATGCAATGCATTCTTGGAGAATTACGCCGGAGCGAGCGAAAACCAACCTGGTGCCAAAGAACGATTAGCAGCAGAGGTGCGTGTGATTCGTGCACTGGCCTATAGCTTCTTGACCTCCTTCTATGGCGATATTCCCTTGCTCACAAAAACATTAAATCCCGACGATCCAGAGCTATACGACGATCGTACTCCGCAATCAGAGGTAGTCGATTTCCTATTAGGGGATTTGGATGCTGCAGCCGCAGCACTACCTAGCGCTATTCCTACCGGACAGAATCTTGGTCGCGTAAGCAAGGGCACGGCTTTAACACTGAAATCACGCATCGCACTTACTTACGGACGCTATGAAGTGGCTGAACAGGCTGCTAAAGCCGTAATGGATTTAGGCGTTTACGAACTGTACAATACGGGTGATCCACAAACGAATTATTGGGAGTTATTTACCCGTGCGGGTAAACTGGCTGGAGGACGAAATAAAGAAACCATCTTTGCGCGCCTACATTTGACGGATGTGATTATGCATAACCTAAGTAGGGAAATCCAGGTACCTGACCAATTTGCACGTTTTGTGCCGACACGTTCACTCGTAGAGTCCTATCTATGTGCCGATGGACTTCCTATTGATAAGTCTCCGTTATACAGCGATGCCGCCTATGCAGATGTGTTTAAAAACAGAGACCCCCGCATGACCCAAACCATCTTAGTCCCGGGTGACAAGTGGGGTGGCAGATTTGATGGTAGACCGGTAGCACAAAATCCAGACCCGACCATCTTTCAAGTGCCAAAATTTAGCCAAGACGGTCGCGGATCGGTCACGACAACGGGTTATTATTACAAAAAATATGTGGAGCCTTCTGCCGTAGGGTTGGTGAGTAGAGATGATAATGACATCCATCATATGCGTTATGCGGAGGTATTGCTCAACTACGCAGAGGCTAGACTGGAGCAAAATAAATTGACACAAGCTGATCTCGACATCTCCATTAACCTACTGCGCGATCGCGTCGGTATGGTTCACATGAACTTAAGCTTTCTGGCACAGCATGGTATGGATATTCGTGCAGAAATCAGGCGCGAACGTCGGGTAGAATTGGCGTTGGAAGGACACCGCTATTTTGATGTGCGACGTTGGCAACAAGGAGAATTGCTGGGTCGTGATATTGAAGGCGTAAAAGCAAGCTGGTTCCCTCAATTGAATGCTGCTACCTATAGAAAAAGTACCGATGGGCATTTAGTCGTTCAGTGGACGCGCGCCTTTGAAAGTCCAAAAAATTACCTGTGGCCAGTACCGCAAACCCAGTGGGAACGAAATCCTAATTTGGGCCAAAATCCCGGTTGGTAACCCCTTCGTGTTTACATCATCATTGGCACGGCAGATTTCATACTGCCGTGCCATTTATAACTAATCATCAAAAAGACCAATATGAATCAAATAAACCAATTTCTGATCCTATGCTTACTATTGTCAACCGCATCTGCGGCTTTGCATGCAAAGCAAAAAGCCATGAATACAACAGGAAAGCAGTTGAAGATTATGTCGTACAATATTCATCACGCCAGCCCACCGAGCACACCCGACAAAATCGATATAGAGGCGATTATTGCCGTAATTAGAAATGAAGATCCAGATCTAGTTGCTTTGCAAGAAGTGGATGTACGCACCAAACGTAGTGGTCACATTGATCAGGCAAAGCAGATAGCGAAAGCGTTGAGCATGCATTATTATTTTGCAAAAGCCATCGATTTTGATGGAGGTGAATACGGACAAGCGATACTTTCCAAACGACCATTTAACAATCCGCAGATACACCATCTTCCTTCTATCGCCAGCTCCAACGCTGAACCTCGAATCTTGGCGACTGTTGATATCGATTTGGGAAATCAGCAATTAATTACTTTTGCGACCACCCACTTAGATGCACAAAGAGACCCGCAAAACCGCACTTTGCAGGCAAAAGAATTAGTTCGTATCGCAAGAGACAGCAAGCATCCGATGGTAATCGCCGGGGATCTTAATATGACGACAGATCAAGAGGCATTTGCACTATTCGAAAAGGTACTCAAACCGACTTGCACTACCTGTGGATTCACTATCCCCGTTATCACTCCGAAGAAAACGATTGATTTTATCTTGTTAAGAAATCAAGATTCTTGGGAAGTCGTGTCACATCATGTCGTACAGGAGCATTACGCGTCCGATCACCTACCTGTCACAGCCCTGTTGCGATGGGTTCTTTAACTTTTTGTAATATTTTTTCTATCTTAATACATTCATTTAGTACAATCTACTTCTACACCAATAGTAAACGAACGTATGTTCGCAAAATATCTAAAACATGACATCAACGAAAATAATAAGACGCGATTTTATCAAAAAAGCATTGGTAGGTGCCGCGGCATTCACCATCATACCCCGCCACGTACTGGGAGGTAATGGTTTTCTGGCGCCAAGTGATCATCTTACTAAAGGAGTAATTGGTGTGGGATCCATGGGTCGCGGACATTTTGATTATGCCGGCACCAAGACGGTAGCCATATGCGATGTAGACACACGCCATCTAGCCATCGCCCAAAAACAATTGAAAGATCGGGCAACCGAATACCGGGATTATCGCGATCTCATTCAAGACTCCAAAGTGGATCTTGTACACATTGCTACACCGCCACATTGGCATGGTATCATGGCGGTGGATGCCGCACGCGCAGGCAAAGACATCTGGTGTGAAAAGCCAATGACGCGGACTATTGGCGAAGGAAAAAAAGTAAAAGAAGCCATCGCACAGCATGGCAATATGTTTCGTTTGAATACCTGGTTTCGATACGATAGAGATTTCTATGGCATGCAGGTACCTGTCAAAAAAATTAAAAAACTGGTCGATACCGGTATGTTAGGATGGCCACTAAAGGTAACAATCAGTAAGCACACCGGCTTTGACTGGAAGTTTTACTGGGTGGGCAATGAAAATCTGCCAGAAGAAAACGTACCAGCAGAGTTAGATTATGACCTATGGTTGGGGCCAGCGCCTTACAAACCATACAGTGCGCATCGCGTACATACTACCTTTCGCGGTTATTGGGATTACGATGGTGGCGGTCTCGGCGATATGGGGCAGCATTATTTAGATCCAGTACAATATTTCTTAGGAAAAGACAATGAGAGTCCGATCAAGATTGAAGTAGATGCACCACAACAGCACTACGATGCCGTCGGCACCTGGCGGAAAATCATCTACACTTATGCTGATGGTTGCCAGATTATCTTGGACGGAGCAGGATCAGAAGTAGGAAAACCGTATATAGAAGGCCCGGATGGAAAACTATTCAAAGGTTTTGTTTCCGATATTCCTGACTTAGAGCGGAAGTTATCACAGTATCCAGATCCCGCTCCACAGGTAGATGATTTTATGGAATCTTGTAGATCGCGACAGAAGTTCGCACTGAATGAGGAAAACGGATACTATTCGGCCACGCTGGTTAATCTTGGATTGGCCGCACTACGATTGAACCGTACCCTACATTACGATTCCGACAAACAAGAATTTGTAGGAGATCCAGGTGCAAATCGCCTGATTAATCAACCGATGCGAGGACCTTGGACTATTTAAAAGACACTCATGAAAAGAATTAACTATACCCTACTCGTATTCCTGTTGTTAAGTACAGTGGCCAATGCGCAACTTCCTAAAGATAGAACAACAGCCACCAAGATAGCTGACCTACTCATGCAGCAGCCTGCCGAAGACCAAGTTGCATTCTCCACAGCAATGCAAGAGATGGAGCATTTTACGGCGGCAGAAATCGGGAGCATGGTGCAAGAGATC is a window from the Sphingobacterium sp. lm-10 genome containing:
- a CDS encoding Gfo/Idh/MocA family oxidoreductase; amino-acid sequence: MTSTKIIRRDFIKKALVGAAAFTIIPRHVLGGNGFLAPSDHLTKGVIGVGSMGRGHFDYAGTKTVAICDVDTRHLAIAQKQLKDRATEYRDYRDLIQDSKVDLVHIATPPHWHGIMAVDAARAGKDIWCEKPMTRTIGEGKKVKEAIAQHGNMFRLNTWFRYDRDFYGMQVPVKKIKKLVDTGMLGWPLKVTISKHTGFDWKFYWVGNENLPEENVPAELDYDLWLGPAPYKPYSAHRVHTTFRGYWDYDGGGLGDMGQHYLDPVQYFLGKDNESPIKIEVDAPQQHYDAVGTWRKIIYTYADGCQIILDGAGSEVGKPYIEGPDGKLFKGFVSDIPDLERKLSQYPDPAPQVDDFMESCRSRQKFALNEENGYYSATLVNLGLAALRLNRTLHYDSDKQEFVGDPGANRLINQPMRGPWTI
- a CDS encoding endonuclease/exonuclease/phosphatase family protein, producing the protein MNQINQFLILCLLLSTASAALHAKQKAMNTTGKQLKIMSYNIHHASPPSTPDKIDIEAIIAVIRNEDPDLVALQEVDVRTKRSGHIDQAKQIAKALSMHYYFAKAIDFDGGEYGQAILSKRPFNNPQIHHLPSIASSNAEPRILATVDIDLGNQQLITFATTHLDAQRDPQNRTLQAKELVRIARDSKHPMVIAGDLNMTTDQEAFALFEKVLKPTCTTCGFTIPVITPKKTIDFILLRNQDSWEVVSHHVVQEHYASDHLPVTALLRWVL
- a CDS encoding RagB/SusD family nutrient uptake outer membrane protein — its product is MASCSDFLDRVPQDEIVNETYWKTQEHLEMAATAIYSRVKAKNFVDMENLAENTMWPTTNQYKDIGSGVFPVTQPTVNSEWANMYRDVRECNAFLENYAGASENQPGAKERLAAEVRVIRALAYSFLTSFYGDIPLLTKTLNPDDPELYDDRTPQSEVVDFLLGDLDAAAAALPSAIPTGQNLGRVSKGTALTLKSRIALTYGRYEVAEQAAKAVMDLGVYELYNTGDPQTNYWELFTRAGKLAGGRNKETIFARLHLTDVIMHNLSREIQVPDQFARFVPTRSLVESYLCADGLPIDKSPLYSDAAYADVFKNRDPRMTQTILVPGDKWGGRFDGRPVAQNPDPTIFQVPKFSQDGRGSVTTTGYYYKKYVEPSAVGLVSRDDNDIHHMRYAEVLLNYAEARLEQNKLTQADLDISINLLRDRVGMVHMNLSFLAQHGMDIRAEIRRERRVELALEGHRYFDVRRWQQGELLGRDIEGVKASWFPQLNAATYRKSTDGHLVVQWTRAFESPKNYLWPVPQTQWERNPNLGQNPGW